The genomic segment GACCGCGAGGATGTCAGCGACCTCCCGGGCGGTGGGGCCGGCGGGGTCGTCGTCGACGAAGAGCACCTCCACCAGCGCGTCCGGGTGGCTGTCGAGGAGCCACCCCAACTGCTCTATCTTGACCCGTACCGCGTCCTGGCCGCCCGGATGAACATCATCGGGTACGCGCAGCCGCGCCTGCTCGGCGCGCATCGGAATGACGACGCCGAGACGCAACCGCCCCGCATGGTCGATGAGGTGGCTCTTGGATCGAGCGGCCTTGACCGCGGCGACGAACCCGGTGACGTGCAGGCTCGCGACCCGGTCGCCCTGCTGCCGAGCGAGGTGCTGGGCGAACGACCGCAGGACGGCGTCGTCGGAGAACCGGTCGAGGGACTGGATGTGCCGATACCCGGTGAGCCGGTCGGCGACGGCGTGGAGCAGGCGCCGACCGGCGGGGTCGGTCGCCCAACAGCGGTCCGGGGTGGCGCCGGTCGCGGTCCGGGCGTTCGCGGCGAGCAGGTGGTACGCGACGACGAGCGGCCGCTGGCACGCATCCCAGGTGGATCCGTCCGGCGTCGTGGCGTGCGCCGCCCAGGTGGTCTCCCACAACGCCCCGAAGCCGTCAGGGTCGCTGCCTGCCCGGGCCGACACGAGTCCGGTCTGACGGTGCCGATGGTGCATGACGGGCCGCGCCGCAGCCGGAAGCGCGGCAGGAACCCCGGCGACGCGGGCGATCGCCGCCTCGGCGTCGTCGCCACAGGCCGCCGTCTCCCGCAGCTCGCCGACCAGGAGATCGGTGGCACGGGTGAGCTGACGCGTAGAGTCCGCCAGAGTCTCCCGCACCCCCGCGAGAGGTGCCGCCACCGATTGAACGCGCCGGGCCCGTTCCGTACGGGCGAGCGCCGCCGCGGCCTTCCGGGCGAACTCGTCGACCTCCAGTGCGTCACGGGCGGTCAGGACGCGGCTCAGTGTCGGAAGCCGACCCTCGTCAATCACCTCGGCCGCGAGCGTCCGGGCCAGGATCTCGGCCAGGACCGCCCCGTCCGCCTTGACGATGGTGTTGGTGAACCGGGCGCTGGCAACGAAGTCGAGGTCGACGCCGGCGGGCCGATGTTCCAGGAACGCGACGGTACGGGTGACCCGATGGCAGCCGGCGTCGTTCCCGAACAGACGGGTACGCAGCCGGCTCGTGCTCGCCCGCAGATCCGCGTGAACCGCGACCAGGTGGGCGAGCACTCCGGTCGGCAGGTCCTCGCGCCCGTCGAGCGCGTGGGCGATCCCGGCTGCGACGGCGGGCCTGTTGACCTGCACGAGGCGGTGCAGCACAGCCGGATCGTTCGACGTGATGGCCATGAAGACGGCCAGCCGCAGGTGGTCGGACTCCAGCGGACGCCGCAGTAGCAACGGGCTGGCCGCCTGCTGGTCGTTCACGACAGGGCCTTCACGATGCCGACCGCAGCTTCGCGGGCGGTGTGTACCGGGAAGACGAGGTTCTGCCGCAGGAATGTCCGTTCGAACGGGGTCAGCTCAGGGTGTACGACCACCGTGTGGCCGGTGATGCTGAAGGCCGCGTCGGGTTTAGGGATCCGGGCGAGCAGGTGCCGGACCTGCTCCTTGGTCGGTGGGGTCGCGGCCGCGCAGACCGCGTGCTGGTCGAGCGGGCAGCGCAGCAGGCAGTTGCTCTGCGGGGTGTCGTAGTGTCCGTTGTAGTCGGGCTGGTGGCTGCCCCGGACGATGACCCGTCCGCAGGAGGAGCGCCGCACCACGACCGGCCGCCTTTCAGGTTCGATGTCGGCGTACACCTGGTCGTAGATGGTCATGATGCGGCGTTCGGTGTCGGGGGTGAGTAGCTTCTTGCCGGGGGTGAAGGTGCCGGCCGGCAGCGGGAGGCCGTAGGTCATGAAGCTGGTGAGGTGGTCGTCGCCGAACTTGAGCCCGCCGAGGACGACGACGCGGGCACCGGCGGTCTTGAAGGTCTCCCAGACGGTACGGATGTGCGTGTCGGTGGTGTTGATCCCCTCGGCGATGGGCCGGTAGTAGGCGATGACGTTCAGCCGTTCGGACCGCAGGGCGCGGCGCAGGAAGTCGATCCGCTTGGCCACGTTCGGGGGTTCGACGGTGCTGGGCATGGCCGCGTAGCAGACGTTGATGTCGAGGTCGACGTTGCGGAGCTCTTCCAGGGCGGTGATCTGCTCGTCGCTGAGTCCGTACTTGGTGATGCAGCTGACCCGGTTGGTCAGTCCGAGGTCGTCGAGGCGGCGCAACGCCGCGAGGGTCCGGGGCCACAGTTGCGGGATGAACGCCTCGGAGGTCGACATGTGCAGGCCGATCGGGGTGATGTGCGGGGTGAACCAGGGGTGGGCCAGCAGCCGGTCGATGGCCTGGTCGGCGTCGAGGAATTCGGTAGGCTGCCACGAGCCGAGGTAGCCGTCGACGGTGTCGCCTTCGCGGCGGTAGCAGTAGGCGCACATCAGCGGGCAGCCGATGCCGAAGTCGACGCTCATCCCGCCCTTCATCTGCGACACGAGGTAGCTGGTGTTCAGCCCGTCGGGTCCGGCGTCCTGCTGCGACCGCAGGATCTCGTCGGCGGTCATGGCCGGCCGGTAGCCGGGGTCGGGTCGGGCCTTGAGCGCCAGCGGCGCGGTGGGGCTGCCGACGATGCCGGGGTACTCGTAGGTGAGGTTGATCGAGAAGCGGAGCGCGTCGACGTCGGCCGGTTCGAGGCGGTATGCGCGCTGCAGCGGCTCGATGAGCCGGGCCGGGGTCTCGGTCAGGGGCACCCTGCGTCCGGTCGGTTCGTGCAGCATCCGGTCGGCGGTGAGGACCCGCAGCGCCTCCGGCAGTTTGGTCGGTTGCCGTCCGGTGGTGGCTCCGACGTGGGCGAGTCGGGCGGTGGTGACGGCCAGGTACGGGTCGGTCAGCGGTCGCAGCCGGTGCAGCCGGGCGGCCAACTGGTCCCGCAGGCTCGGATCGTGCAGACCGTAGGTGGCACGTGCGTTCATCGTTTCCTCCAAGCGTCGGGCGGATCAGGAACCTGCGGCATGGACGGTGATGAGGTGGTCGGTCAGCGTGGTGGGGTCGACGCCGTACCGGCGGCCGGCGTCGGTCAGGCAGCGCAGGTGCGCGGCGTCCAGGCCGATGCCGTCCCGGTCGGCGACGGCGGCCGCCTCCCAGCCCCGGTCGCCGGGGAGCCGGGCTCCCGCGATGCCGGCAACGGGCACCGCGTCGCGCACCGCGGCGGCGAGGTGTTCGACCTGCCCGACAGCGACCCCGAGGCCGCGGGGGTGGATCGCCACGGTGAGCAGTCCGCGCCGCTCGCCCGACGGCAGGGCGGCGGAGCCGGTGAAGGTGCCGGCGAGGATCTCGGCGATCACCGCCAACGCGGAGCCCTTGGCCCCACCGAACGGCCGCAGCACGGCCGCCCGGCCGGCGTCGCGGGTGGGCAGACCCGCATCGTCGTACGCGACGTCGCCGGGCAGCGGCCGGCCGGCGGTGCGATGTTCGGAGACGGCGCCCCAGGACATCGCGCCGCAGGCGAGGTCGGCGACGATCGGCGGGTGGCCGCCGCGCGGTACGGCGACAGCGACCGGGGTGTTGCCGAGCACCGGCGACACCGAGCCGTCCGGGGCGACGCTCGCCGCGCCGGTCTGCCCGATGACGAGGGTCAGCATGTCGGCGGCGGCGCCACTGATCGCCGACGAGCCGGCCGCCCCGATGTGTCCGCAGCCGCTCACGGCTACCACGCCGGCACCCATCCGGCGGGCGATGGCGGCGGCGTGCCGAACCGCCACGTCCGCCGCCCAGGGCCCGAGGGCACCGTCGGCGTCGAGCCGGCGGCAGACGCCGCCCCGGAACACGGTGCGGATCCGGGGTCGCGGGTTGAGCCGCCCGTCGGCGAGCTTCGTCAGGTACCGGCCGGCGAGTCGGCTGCCGTGCGACAGGATCCCCCGCCGGTCGGTGTCGACCTGAACCCGGGCCACCCGCCGCGCCGGCCGGTCCGCCACCCCCACCGCCCGGTAGCAGGCCGCCAGGTACTCGACCAGCGGTCCGGCCGGCACCCGAGCCACCACGAATCCGCCGGGCCGCGTCACCGCCGACCCCATTCGACGGGTACGGCGCCGCGCGGTCGCCGTACCCCGAACAGGACCTCGACGGCGGCGGCGACGCTCGCCTCGTATGGGCTGTAGGTGGCCACCGCGACCTGCGCCGGCGTGCCGTCCAGGTCCGCCGGATCTCCCGTCGCGAGGTGAACGGTCGGGACACCGGCCGCTTCGAATCCGGCGATGACCCGCCGGTGGTTCGACCCGCTGTGGCAGGCGTTGTGCGTCACCACAACCACCGCCGCGAACGGGCAGGGCAGCAGCGGCGGACCGCCGCACACCGCCGACAGGTCAATGACCTGGATCTGTCCGTGGTGGCGACGCAGCAGATCCGGCAGCGTGAACGGCGTCTGCCAGGAACTGTCGGCGCGCAGCCGTCCCGCCGGGGGCATCCGGACAACGCCGAGCAGGTCGGCCGCCGCCGGCCGCAGCGGCAGCAGCCGTTCGTCGTCGCGTACGACGGTCACCGCCGACCGCGCCAACCGGCGGGCGGTGGCCGCCGCCGCCCGATCGACCACCTCGTAGCCGTCGTCGTCGAGCAGGGCGGCGCGGTCGTCGACGCCGAACCGCCGCGTCAGGGCCCGGACCCGGCCGGCAGACTCGACCACCCGCTCCTGGCTGAGCCGGCCGGACTCGACGGCCTCCACGACAGCGGCGATCACCGCGGCCCGCCGCATCCCGGTCATCGTGTTCGCCCGGCGGATCGCCCCCGGGGACGTCGACCGGGAGATCTCCGAGTCGACCATCAGCAGGTCGGCCCCGGCCAGCATCGCCCGCACCGCCGCCTCCCCGATGCTGCCGGCCTGCCGGGTCACCGCCGGAATGGACAGGTTCTCCGT from the Solwaraspora sp. WMMD1047 genome contains:
- a CDS encoding Ldh family oxidoreductase codes for the protein MTRPGGFVVARVPAGPLVEYLAACYRAVGVADRPARRVARVQVDTDRRGILSHGSRLAGRYLTKLADGRLNPRPRIRTVFRGGVCRRLDADGALGPWAADVAVRHAAAIARRMGAGVVAVSGCGHIGAAGSSAISGAAADMLTLVIGQTGAASVAPDGSVSPVLGNTPVAVAVPRGGHPPIVADLACGAMSWGAVSEHRTAGRPLPGDVAYDDAGLPTRDAGRAAVLRPFGGAKGSALAVIAEILAGTFTGSAALPSGERRGLLTVAIHPRGLGVAVGQVEHLAAAVRDAVPVAGIAGARLPGDRGWEAAAVADRDGIGLDAAHLRCLTDAGRRYGVDPTTLTDHLITVHAAGS